ctttacgaatttctacataattttaatcattgaaTGACACTTTTACATACAAATTTAGtaaattgtttataatttatatagtattcgtacatatataataaattgtctatatactataaaaaaaaaaaatctcaatttttaatataaatacaaaagttttaaaattaaaaacaaaatattttatatttgacaaattgtattaaaagtgattttaatataagaatttggtgaaaattaAGAAAATTGGGTTGAATTTCACAtttggtgaaacttaaggggcttgattgctcCAAATTAAACTCATGAGGCCTAATTTCATAACTGAACAAAGTTAAGGGTTTAATTACCACATTCACGTTAAGTTAAGTATTAACATATTTCCCTGTTGTGCTTCTCCGCATTCCTTTCGGAAAAATCTCCTATGGCTGTTATTAATTATACAAATATACTAAAATCCAAAAATATCTCTtacaatttaattaaatgtatctTATAAATTTTAGAACTTaatgggtttttctaacgtggCACACATTAATAATCCATATTTGGAAATATTTACAAtatattctcattaaatatggTAAAAATGAGAATATACTTGAGTATCTCATTTGAATATGTTATAAATATTACCATATATGGattattaatgtgtgcccttagggcacacgttagaaaaaccctttaATTAAATGTATCTCATAAAAGCTGGATGTAAAATTGGAAGTTTGGGAAACTTGCAACTTGGGActatttatatttttaatttatagtaatttataattatagCCGACTAATCAAATCAAATTTGGGATTATTTTATAAGCAATTTTTCCTAAAAAACAACTGTGAAAATAAAAAAAGATTATAAAAACTTCAAAGTTAAGACGATTTTAAGTAACATCAGTCCTTACAAACATACAACTCTGTTACCCTGCCAACTCTCACTCTTGTAGTTATTGTGGCTTTGTTGTATTCTGCTCCCGCCATCACCATCCTCCGTCGCCACAATTTAttatgaagaagatgaagaaacaAGTAAAAAGAGACAGAATATCCGAGTTGCCCGAAGAAATTAAGGAACAAATATTATCATCCCTTTGTATGAAAGACGCGATTTGTACAAGCTCTTTGTCTTCTGTTTGGAGGCACACTTGGGTCTCCCGTCCTTCTCTTGATTTTGGGTTTTACGTTTATGACCAATTTACCTCTTATTTTAAGACTCTTCCTACCAGTCATCCCAAAAAGCGACACCTTTATTGTTCTATTTTTCACAAGGCGGCGGTGGAGGAGGAGGAAGTCGATGACACGGTTGATGATTCTGATATTGATTATTGGTGTTCTGCTTCTGGTTCTGATTCTGATAAAGAGTGGGAAATTAGTAAGGTTGGGTATTTGCAAATGCTAGAAGAATTTATGCAAGTATACATTGAAAAGAACCAATCTTTACGGGTTTTGAAAAAGATGTCGCTTTATGTACCTAAATTTTGCAACTCCAAGATGCGTGATTACGGTGTTGATATTGTATCTCGATGTCTTTCGCTTGTCAAACACAATGTTACCGAGCTTGATTATCAGAACTACACCTATGGGTGGCTTCACCGCCCTAAGGATTCATACCGTGTTTTGCAAAATTGTCTTCCTATCTTAGAATCGAAAACTTTAACCAAGCTGGAGTTATCTGGATGTTACTTGGATATGGAAAAAAAAGTCGACGTAGCAATTGATCTTCCCAATTTGAAACACTTACGTCTACTAAGGTTCAATGTACGCGAGAATATGCTGGAGACCCTGCTTGCTAAATGTCCAGCTTTGGAAACGCTCAACTTTTCCTTATGCGAGGGGTTTAATGTGCTCCGAATTCCAAGGCTTTCGAAATTAAAAGAGCTCCAAGTTATCCAGATATATGATCTTGATCTATTAGAGATTAATGCATTGTCTCTTCAATACTTGCTCCTCACTGACCTTAACACAAATAAGTTCAAAGTTAAGATGGCTTCTAATTCTTGTAACAACTTGGTTAATTTGTTTGTCCATCATTGTGGCATAACGGATGATTTCTTTAATAATGTCGCGGAATTTCCACACTTGGAAACCGTATCCCTTAAACATTGTCCTGAATTGAAGCATATTAAGATCACCGGTAACTCTCTTACAAGTTTGGAAATTAAGGAGTGCCCAAATTTGAGTCAAGCTGAGGTCGACACTCCAAAGTCGTTCTTCACCGGATATTCTAGTAGCAGTAAGAATATCATCAAGCGGCTTTTTCCAAAAAGTTGAATACCTCGTGCCTCTTCTTTTTATATGAATATGTCTTGATTCTCCGAAATTGTTGCAAAAGTTTCCGTCAAAGGTTGAAGGTTTACATACATATACGTATTCACATTACATAAACACTTTCGCGAAAGGATGTTACTCAACTTGATTAGAAGTATCCGATAGTATCCGATTTTTAAGTTTCTTTCTTCACAGACTTTGTCTGCATCTTATCATCAACGAAGGCAAGACGCTTTGTACTCTTTTCTATTGTTGAACTGTCCATTTTTCTTTCTAGTCTCATTAAAAAAGGTGGCAGTCAATTACATAGTAGTAGAGTACTTTTTATgccatttaatttgttaaattaaTTTAGATCCCATGCAATTGTATGGTTTTTAAAGGAAGAGATATATAAATGAGAAAGAAAATTAAAGTTTAATATTACATTTTTATGTTAACAGTAAAAGGTGTTATTAGTATTATATAAATTAGTGTAGTTTCTGCGCAAATGTGCGGCTTTTTAGATAATAATATAGAAAGACGTTAAATGTTATATTTTGGTAACATGCTTAAGTGGTATAATCAATCattatatataactaaaggagcttttttttctaattatactattagcattagaattaggagataattaattatttacgattttttttttttataattaggaatataattttcctattagaaatgagaattaattaattatcttacCATTTTTATACTAGAAATagaaaataaattaacaatttattaaggcttttttacctaattatactattagaattaggagataataattatttaaaaaaattctattataattaggaatataattttcctattagaaatgagaattaattaattattttacaattttattattagaataaagaaataaattaattatctacaatttattaattttaaaaattattcattattatttgttcactttttattaaactagaaggaaaaaaacctttgatatatttataatatcccattttataacaacttcggattaaaaaaatgaggtattatgaggctaaaaggccctcGGGCGAACTGGGTTCTGACAAATGTGCAtgttgttattgctaatgtcatatttaattatacataatacgaagtttatctTTCAATTGTCTTATGTATTTCTCCtattaattttaaagttatttccctcacaaaacacttcaacttctattgataatttattgttatattatttacattcatttgtcattatataaaaatatatgaatcaaaatttaaataagatattcataaattattgataagtacaaagtttgatatatatttttcaaggagtattaaaagataaagaaagttgcttctaatttgcgaatcgaaatatcatattatgacaaatgagtaaatattttgaaaaactttattgtgcgattgttttacaatttaaagtaaaaatggtaccacgagaaataaaatagatttgaatgaggcttgaaggtaaataaGATACACTTATTacagaaatatgtataaggttaagattcaattcaagcaacgatcaacattaaaaacaagtcatgaaaaacacataaaagggtaagagtaatCTTTCCCTAACATTTAATACttgggcataggatagaaaaacccTTTTAATTTatagtaatttataattatagCCGACTAATCAAATCAAATTTGGGATTATTTTATAAGCAATTTTTCCTAAAAAACAACGGTGAAAATAAAAAAAGATTATAAAAACTTCAAAGTTAAGACGATTTTAAGCAACATCAGTCCTTACAAACATACAACTCTGTTACCCTGCCAACTCTCACTCTTGTATTTATTGTGGCTTTGTGTTCTGCTCCCGCCATCACCATCCTCCGTCGCCACAATTTAttatgaagaagatgaagaaacaCGTAAAAAGAGACAGAATATCCGAGTTGCCCGAAGAAATTAAGGAACAAATATTATCATCCCTTTGTATGAAAGACGCGATTTGTACAAGCTCTTTGTCTTCTGTTTGGAGGCACACTTGGGTCTCCCGTCCTTCTCTTGATTTTGGGTTTTACGTTTATGACCAATTTACCTCTTATTTTAAGACTCTTCCTACCAGTCATCCCAAAAAGCGACACCTTTATTGTTCTATTTTTCACAAGGCGGCGGTGGAGGAGGAGGAAGTCGATGACACGGTTGATGATTTTGATATTGATTATTGGTCTTCTGGTTCTGGTTCTGGTTCTGATTCTGATAAAGAGTGGGAAATTAGTAAGGTTGGGTATTTGCAAATGCTAGAAGAATTTATGCAAGTATACATTGAAAAGAACCAATCTTTACGGGTTTTGAAAAAGATGTCGCTTTATGTACCTAAATTTTGCAACTCCAAGATGCGTGATTACGGTGTTGATATTGTATCTCGATGTCTTTCCCTTGTGAAACACAATGTTACCGAGCTTCATTATCAGAACTACACCTATGGGTGGCCTCACCGCCCTAAGGAGTCATACCGtgttttgcaaaattgttttcctATCTTAGAATCGAAAACTTTAACCAAGCTGGAGTTATCTGGATGTTACTTGGATATGGAAAAAACGGTCGACGTAGCAATTCATCTTCCCAATTTGAAACACTTACGTCTACTAAGGTTCAATGTACGCGGGAATATGCTGGAGACCCTGTTTGCTAAATGTCCAGCTTTGGAAACGCTCAACTTTTCCTTATGCAAAGGGTTTAAGGTGCTCCGAATTCCAAGGCTTTCGAAATTAAAAGAGGTCAAAGTTATGGACATATATGACCTTCATCTAGTAGAGATTAATGCAATGTCTCTTCAATGCTTGACCCTTATTAACTTTAACACAAGTAAGTGCAAACTTAAGATGGCTTCTAATTCTTGTAACAACTTGGTTAATTTGTTTGTCGATTATTGTGGCATAACTGATGACTTCTTTAATAATGTCGCGGAATTTCCACACTTGGAAACCGTATCCCTTAAACATTGTCCCGAATTGAAGCATATTAAGATCACCGGCAACTCTCTTACAAGTTTGGATATCGAGGAGTGCCCAAATTTGAGTCAAGCTGAGGTCGTCACTCCAAAGCCGTTCTTCACCGGATATTCTAGTAGCAGTAAGAATATCATCAAGCGGCTTTTTCCAAAGAGTTGAATACTTCGTGCCTCTTCTTTTTAAATGTCCTCGTGATGCGACCTCTGAGAAAGTTTTATCGGTTTCAGGTTTTCAGCCAATCAAACTGTGTGCATTTGACTATCAAATCctgttaacttttttttttttcttggctAAATGTTATGAAGACCACAATAAGTTTTATGTCTTACTTTGTTTTACTTGTGTAATTATATATCGGTTTCAGCCAATCAAACTGTGTGCATATGTTTCTTGGCCTTGGCAATCCTGAATTTGGTTACATCTATAAGGACTGGATGGATAAATAGCCTTATTCAGAAACTCGTTTTTAATCAAAATAAGCACTATATTAACtaaaatacttaagtgtttaaCTTTGAAAATTCCAGATTTAATGCTAAAAACTCTCAATATTTAACTTGAAATTGTACTGTAACTTTTAACTTAAACAACTTAAAGTATTGTGTTTAAAACATCATTGTTTATGGTTAAAACCTCAACTTTTAACATGAGAATGAGAGGCTACATCTTGAAAAATTAATAGTACTATACTACTACAAGAGTTCAAGATTTTGATTTCAATAGTGCTCAAATTGAAAACTCGAGATTTAAACCATGAAAACTTTATGCTTTAAATTTGTAAGTTGGAGTATAAGAATGTAAGAATTACTCCGTAACTCTTACATATAGTTAAAAGTTCAAGGATTTAACTAAATAATTTTTTGACTTGAGAACTCTTTAATATTTTAAATTGAAAACCCAAATCTTTATTTTAAGAATTTTGATTTTAGAAATGAAATCAAGTTGCATGTTTATAGCTTAAAAACCTGTGTTTATAAGGTAAAAGCATAAACATTGTACTCCACATTAATTAAGCAATAACGAAAGCATTAGTCGTATGACAGGCAAAAATCAAAGTTGTGGAGCACTAGCAGACTAGCAGTAGTAACCGTCACTAAAGACTGGAATTAAATTTTCAATTAATCTTTGTGCCCCACAtgtcattgataaagattacattgatgatgtggtagaagtatcgagaaagagtgataggattatgagcattaagcttgtagtcggggatgaggtggtgacggttataagtgcttacgcacctcaagtaggtttggatgcttcttttcgacgagccttctgggaagatttggaagaggttgtagaacgagtccctattggagagaaattgatcattggtggtgacctcaatgggcatgtgggtactagtcgagt
This sequence is a window from Silene latifolia isolate original U9 population chromosome 8, ASM4854445v1, whole genome shotgun sequence. Protein-coding genes within it:
- the LOC141594480 gene encoding uncharacterized protein LOC141594480; protein product: MKKHVKRDRISELPEEIKEQILSSLCMKDAICTSSLSSVWRHTWVSRPSLDFGFYVYDQFTSYFKTLPTSHPKKRHLYCSIFHKAAVEEEEVDDTVDDFDIDYWSSGSGSGSDSDKEWEISKVGYLQMLEEFMQVYIEKNQSLRVLKKMSLYVPKFCNSKMRDYGVDIVSRCLSLVKHNVTELHYQNYTYGWPHRPKESYRVLQNCFPILESKTLTKLELSGCYLDMEKTVDVAIHLPNLKHLRLLRFNVRGNMLETLFAKCPALETLNFSLCKGFKVLRIPRLSKLKEVKVMDIYDLHLVEINAMSLQCLTLINFNTSKCKLKMASNSCNNLVNLFVDYCGITDDFFNNVAEFPHLETVSLKHCPELKHIKITGNSLTSLDIEECPNLSQAEVVTPKPFFTGYSSSSKNIIKRLFPKS
- the LOC141594479 gene encoding putative FBD-associated F-box protein At5g22720, which produces MKKQVKRDRISELPEEIKEQILSSLCMKDAICTSSLSSVWRHTWVSRPSLDFGFYVYDQFTSYFKTLPTSHPKKRHLYCSIFHKAAVEEEEVDDTVDDSDIDYWCSASGSDSDKEWEISKVGYLQMLEEFMQVYIEKNQSLRVLKKMSLYVPKFCNSKMRDYGVDIVSRCLSLVKHNVTELDYQNYTYGWLHRPKDSYRVLQNCLPILESKTLTKLELSGCYLDMEKKVDVAIDLPNLKHLRLLRFNVRENMLETLLAKCPALETLNFSLCEGFNVLRIPRLSKLKELQVIQIYDLDLLEINALSLQYLLLTDLNTNKFKVKMASNSCNNLVNLFVHHCGITDDFFNNVAEFPHLETVSLKHCPELKHIKITGNSLTSLEIKECPNLSQAEVDTPKSFFTGYSSSSKNIIKRLFPKS